The Chryseobacterium suipulveris genome window below encodes:
- a CDS encoding plasmid mobilization protein produces the protein MEKDPWEDFIREITKQEEQKSALEKRKKYFQTIGRKGGLKKKTANQLTRTISTRLTEKEFLEIEKKATLYNLRISKYVRLILTETELKIKEFATDKLLLEYGNNFIRIKNLLRHREFSKLDHTKVVLRKIEEVTDLIYRYLYEKMNRQNSEETENQSSNE, from the coding sequence ATGGAAAAAGACCCGTGGGAAGATTTCATCCGTGAAATCACCAAACAGGAGGAACAGAAATCTGCTTTAGAAAAAAGAAAAAAATACTTCCAGACCATCGGCAGAAAAGGTGGTCTGAAAAAGAAAACTGCCAATCAATTAACCCGAACAATTTCGACAAGATTAACGGAAAAAGAGTTTCTGGAAATTGAAAAAAAAGCCACGCTATACAATCTGAGAATTTCAAAATATGTCCGCTTAATTTTGACCGAAACAGAACTTAAAATCAAGGAATTTGCAACCGACAAGTTATTGCTTGAATACGGTAACAATTTCATCAGAATTAAAAATCTTCTCCGACATCGTGAGTTTTCAAAACTGGATCATACGAAAGTCGTTCTTCGGAAAATTGAAGAAGTCACGGATTTGATTTACCGATACCTCTATGAGAAAATGAACAGGCAAAATTCTGAAGAAACCGAAAATCAAAGTTCCAATGAATAA
- a CDS encoding toprim domain-containing protein has translation MNCKKANDNISIREILESFSLFPSKENHRTAFYFAIDREERTPSLSVDYNKNTAFDFGTGKKYDNVSIVQSIKRCSVSEALEYLERFDYSKPIQRVEKDVNQSPKSNYQILELKAVENPSLIHYLKSRKLESQISELKEIHYELNERNYFGIGFKNDSGGYEIRNPHVKVCLGKKDITSIKSQSETSQNQSQTLRIFEGFTDYLSFKILEQHLEKSTSDYLILNSVSMINRATDLVKSYPNIELYLDNDRTGNEVTEILNRRFPEAEDCRILYPNHKDLNEFITVGNIRKINAGREIEDLHKNSARKIGR, from the coding sequence ATGAATTGCAAAAAAGCCAACGACAACATCAGCATCAGAGAAATCCTTGAAAGTTTTTCTCTTTTCCCAAGCAAAGAAAACCACAGAACTGCTTTTTACTTTGCCATTGACCGTGAAGAACGGACGCCAAGTCTTTCGGTAGATTACAACAAAAATACGGCGTTCGATTTCGGGACCGGAAAGAAATACGACAATGTTTCCATTGTTCAATCCATAAAGCGATGCAGCGTTTCCGAAGCACTTGAATATCTGGAACGGTTTGATTATTCAAAACCAATTCAACGAGTTGAAAAAGATGTGAATCAATCTCCGAAATCCAACTATCAGATTCTGGAACTAAAAGCGGTAGAGAATCCATCTTTAATTCACTACCTGAAAAGCAGAAAACTGGAATCGCAAATCTCGGAACTGAAAGAAATCCATTACGAACTCAACGAAAGAAATTATTTCGGAATCGGATTCAAAAATGATTCCGGAGGATATGAAATCCGAAACCCTCACGTCAAAGTCTGCCTTGGTAAAAAAGACATTACCTCCATCAAAAGTCAGTCAGAAACTTCACAAAATCAATCCCAAACTTTACGAATTTTTGAAGGCTTCACCGATTATCTTTCTTTCAAAATTCTGGAACAGCATCTTGAAAAATCAACATCAGATTACCTGATACTAAACTCCGTTTCGATGATTAACCGGGCGACAGATTTGGTCAAATCGTATCCCAATATTGAACTCTATTTGGACAACGACCGAACCGGAAATGAAGTCACCGAAATATTAAACAGAAGATTTCCTGAAGCCGAAGACTGCCGCATTCTTTACCCGAATCATAAAGACCTGAACGAGTTTATAACTGTTGGGAACATACGTAAAATAAACGCAGGTAGAGAAATTGAAGACCTGCATAAAAATAGTGCACGTAAAATCGGCAGATAG
- a CDS encoding virulence-associated E family protein: MKNDSDLYKSSSSSTTVFDRIIKYIEKKYKIRYNEIALEFEIRTENTDWTELNLNSLYIELIQAGINITLGKLEILMRSHLILRYNPLQEYFENLPKWDGEDHIKKLSSFVKTTDDIFFQKHFEKWITRTVICALKTGYINKQCLVLYNTAQNSGKTTYLRFLIPASLEKYFIEDIGVDKDGLIALCKNILVNIDELSVMSKTDVNILKSFISKNTVNARLPYDRKSSLMHRTASFCGSTNRFDFLTDETGSVRWQIFEVLSIDFNYSTEIDIEKVWAQAYYNAFERKNYNPELTAEDILENEKRNDWFKQVTLEQEIILTHFEKSELQSEFLTPSDIMLAMNNALGVRLNIIRIGKALTGLKYERIKHPKRQVYGYLIRRKKE; the protein is encoded by the coding sequence ATGAAAAACGACAGCGACCTGTATAAATCCAGTTCAAGTTCCACCACTGTTTTCGACCGCATCATCAAATATATTGAAAAGAAATACAAAATCAGGTACAACGAGATTGCGCTCGAATTCGAAATCAGAACGGAAAATACAGACTGGACGGAACTTAATCTCAATTCCCTGTATATCGAACTGATTCAGGCCGGAATCAACATCACGCTGGGCAAACTGGAAATCCTGATGCGCAGCCATTTGATTTTGAGATACAATCCATTGCAGGAATATTTTGAAAATCTACCAAAATGGGACGGAGAAGATCATATCAAAAAACTGAGCAGTTTCGTCAAAACTACGGATGACATTTTCTTTCAGAAACATTTTGAAAAGTGGATTACAAGAACGGTGATTTGCGCCTTAAAGACAGGCTATATCAACAAGCAGTGTTTAGTTTTGTACAACACCGCGCAGAATAGTGGAAAAACCACTTACTTAAGATTCCTTATTCCGGCAAGTTTGGAAAAATATTTCATTGAAGATATCGGCGTAGATAAAGACGGACTGATAGCGCTCTGCAAAAATATATTGGTCAATATCGATGAACTTTCGGTGATGTCGAAAACTGATGTCAATATTCTGAAATCCTTCATTTCAAAAAACACAGTCAATGCGAGATTACCCTATGACCGAAAATCTTCGCTGATGCACCGAACAGCTTCGTTCTGCGGATCCACGAACCGTTTTGATTTTCTGACCGACGAAACAGGGAGTGTCCGATGGCAGATTTTTGAAGTTTTAAGTATCGATTTCAACTATTCCACGGAAATTGATATTGAAAAAGTTTGGGCTCAAGCATACTACAATGCTTTTGAAAGAAAAAATTACAACCCCGAACTCACGGCGGAAGACATTTTAGAAAACGAAAAACGTAATGACTGGTTCAAGCAAGTGACGCTCGAACAGGAAATCATTTTGACTCATTTTGAAAAATCGGAACTGCAAAGCGAATTCCTCACACCTTCCGACATTATGCTCGCAATGAATAACGCGCTCGGTGTTCGACTGAACATTATCAGAATCGGAAAAGCACTTACAGGTTTGAAATATGAAAGAATCAAACATCCTAAACGGCAAGTTTACGGTTATCTCATCCGAAGAAAAAAGGAATAA
- a CDS encoding helix-turn-helix domain-containing protein yields the protein MKDQERLHLLETQVSVLVDSQKEFTTKVLQLLALSAKTIYSKEEAALFLNLDPDYLYQLKFHGKLKAFKKKGQKKLYFRKEDLEAYLLSNSTEDKNIDENSDYDDFENEIVEKWKK from the coding sequence ATGAAAGACCAAGAAAGATTACATTTATTGGAAACCCAAGTTTCCGTGCTGGTAGATTCGCAAAAGGAATTTACCACAAAAGTTTTACAGTTGTTAGCGCTGAGTGCAAAGACAATTTATTCTAAAGAAGAAGCCGCACTTTTTCTAAACCTCGATCCTGATTACTTATATCAGTTGAAATTTCACGGAAAACTGAAAGCCTTTAAGAAGAAAGGCCAAAAGAAACTATACTTCCGAAAGGAAGATTTGGAAGCCTATCTTCTGTCAAATTCGACTGAAGACAAAAACATTGATGAAAATTCTGATTACGATGATTTCGAAAACGAGATTGTTGAAAAGTGGAAAAAATAA